GCCTGCTGCGAACCGGGCCAAAACGCGCGCTACGCTAGCACCGGTTCAGTGCGCCGTCACACCGCGGGCATCGACCTCAGAAGAGCGGCTTGAAGGCGTCGGCCGTCATGTCGTTCAGCAGCTTGTGCCAGATGTGCCGCTCGTTCTTTTCGACCTCGCGGACCATGTCGCGCATGCGCTCGAGCACCGGCGGCTCGCCCTCGTCGTACACGTCGCCCTGCAGGAGCTTCAGCACGTCCAGGCGGTAGCGGGGATCGATGATGAAGTACGTGAACAGCACGTTCAGCCGGTAGTAGACCGAGATGAACTTGTACCAGTTGCTCGTGCCGTGCCGGATGGTCGTTTCGAAGTTCTGGAACGCCTGCTTCGAGACGTCGCCCTTTTCGAGCGCGGCCAGGATGTCCTTGTGCGCGAAGCGCGAGCTGTTGAGCGCGATGCTGACGCCGGTCGAGAAGATCGGGTCGACGAAGCGGCCGGCGTCGCCGACCATGAGCCAGCCGTCGCCGCAGATCTGCTTCATGGCGTAGCTGTAGTCGCCTTCCGCCGTGAAGGGTCGCACCTGCTCGGCGCGGCGGAGCGTCTCGGCCAGGTCGGGCCGCGTCGCGACGGTCTCCCAGAAGAGCTCCTCGCGGGACTTCGCCGTCTTCGCGAAATGCTGGCGCTGGGTCACGACGCCGATGCTGGTGACGTCGTCGGTGATCGGGATCTGCCAGAGCCAGGTGTTCGCCTCGGGCAGGAAGTGGATGAAGATGTAGTCCACCTGGGCGTCGTACTTCGCCCAGACCTTGCGATCGTAGCCGCGGAACCACGTGTGGATCGCGTACTGGTCGAACACCGGGTCCTTGACGCGGAGCTTCAGCTGCTTGCCGAGGAAGGTCTTGCGGCCGCTGGCGTCGACGACGAGGCGTGCCGTCGACGACATGTCCTTGCCGCCGACCGAGTAGTGCAGCTTCGGGAACTCGCCGTTCTGGAAGTCGACCTGGCGCACGAGCACGCCCTCGGCGACCGAGGCGCCGAGGCGGTGCGCGTGGTGGAGCAGCTCGTTGTCGAACTCGCCGCGGTCGACGTGGTACGTGTAGTTCTGGTTGACGCCGGGCTGGTCGCGCTCCTCGAAGCGGATGATCGCTTCCGTCTCGTTGCCGTTCTTCTCGGGGAGCGGCTGGCCGTTACGGTCTTCCTTCAGGTCCTCCCAGTCGACGTCGTAGATCTTGACGCCGGTGGCGGTCCAGGCGGCGCCCCACTTGTGCGGGAACTTGCGCGCCTCCATCGTCTTCAGGAAGTCGAGGTCGCTGAACACGCGCGTGGACGACGGGACGAGCGACTCGCCGACGTGCGGGCGCGGGAACAGCTCGCCTTCGAACACGGTGCACTTCACGCCGGCCTTCGCCAGATAGGCCGCCATGCTCGAGCCGGCCGGCCCTCCACCGATGATCGCCACGTCTACGTCGGGTTTGCTCACAATCAGGTTCCTCCGCGAAAAAGTGAGCCCCCTTTGTACCACACCTCCGCTACCCCGGAGCAAGTCATTCGGCCGTTCGATGCGCGCGCGAGAGCGACAAAAACGTGACGTTCACCCCGCAAAGTCATAGGCATCCCGACCCGCTCGAGGCAGCGAGGGGCCAGCGGACGCGAGGTCGACGTCCCCGGCGCCGCGTCCGCCGTCGGCATCACAATGTCGCCTGCGCGAAGGGTGGGCTACGACTTGGCGGCTTCCCCGCTCCAGACGGACTCGCGGGTGGCTTCGCGCAGCGTGAGCGCGTGCAGCACCGGCGTCGTCGCGAGGGTCGTCACCAGGGCCATGATGACGAACATGGCGAACAGGGTCGGCGACAGCACGCCCAGATCGAGGCCGATGTTGAGCACGATCAGCTCCATCAGCCCGCGCGTGTTCATGAGGATGCCGAGCGACGAGGCCTGCAGCCAATCGAGGCCGGTGAGGCGCGCCGCGACTGCCGTGCCGCCGAACTTCCCGAGCGACGCGACGAAGATGATCGTCGCGCACACGAGCCACTGTTCGAGGCCGCTCACGAGCCCGATCTGCGTCCGCATGCCGGTGAAGGCGAAAAACGCGGGCAGGAGCAGCACGACCACGACGTCCTCGAGCTTCTCGAGGAGGTCGCGCGCGAGCGCGGAGTCGTGCGGGACGCACGCGC
The DNA window shown above is from Candidatus Eisenbacteria bacterium and carries:
- a CDS encoding NAD(P)/FAD-dependent oxidoreductase; translation: MSKPDVDVAIIGGGPAGSSMAAYLAKAGVKCTVFEGELFPRPHVGESLVPSSTRVFSDLDFLKTMEARKFPHKWGAAWTATGVKIYDVDWEDLKEDRNGQPLPEKNGNETEAIIRFEERDQPGVNQNYTYHVDRGEFDNELLHHAHRLGASVAEGVLVRQVDFQNGEFPKLHYSVGGKDMSSTARLVVDASGRKTFLGKQLKLRVKDPVFDQYAIHTWFRGYDRKVWAKYDAQVDYIFIHFLPEANTWLWQIPITDDVTSIGVVTQRQHFAKTAKSREELFWETVATRPDLAETLRRAEQVRPFTAEGDYSYAMKQICGDGWLMVGDAGRFVDPIFSTGVSIALNSSRFAHKDILAALEKGDVSKQAFQNFETTIRHGTSNWYKFISVYYRLNVLFTYFIIDPRYRLDVLKLLQGDVYDEGEPPVLERMRDMVREVEKNERHIWHKLLNDMTADAFKPLF